From Mucilaginibacter gotjawali:
ACGATTCCCGAAATATGGCCTTTCTCTTCTCCGGGTACACGGTAATAAAATATGCCCACTTCCTTTTGGAATGCTACAAATTCCTGCAAAAGATAATCAACTTTGATATTTTTAACATAAGCTGCCAATTCCTCGTCGTTATGTACTTTTTTGACCAGGACGCCTCTGCCGCCAATGTCCGGCTTGGCAATGATCGGATAAGTCAGATTTTCAACCTGAAGGGTCTCTTGTATATGAGCCATACCCGTCCCTGCCTTAAACCACAATGTCCGGGGGTAATAATAATCCGGCATCAGTGAATAAATAAGGTCCTTACTTTCCATAGCAAAACCACCATTCTGGATCAGCGGGTTAGAAGTATTAAAAAAGAAAAGCGAGCGGGCTTTCAGACTTAACCAAAACCAGTAAGGCATGATGGGCAGATATACCACCCGGAAAGGCCAGTATTCCCAGTTAAATAATTTGATGAAAAATATCCTTAAAGCGAGCAACGGGAGTTTTTTGGCTTTACCCACGCTTAATTCAAGTCTGGGTTCAGCAGCAAGTTTGCTGTTATATTGTTTGTTGTCTTTAAGGTCGTTATAGGTCATGGTCGTGCCCAACGGCGTAACGCTGAGATTGGTGATACTCATGGTTTTCATTTTTCCGTCCCTGTCGATTACCAGGCCGTCCTTTAAGTCGCCTGCTCCGCCAAACCTGTGAAAATGCAATATGCCCTCTTTTGTCTTTGCATAGCTTAATTTGCGCCATTCATTAAACCAGCTGTTTCTTTTTGCTATAGCCATTTTATCGTAAAGGGTAGCTGATGACCAGATATAAGGCTTGGTTTTATCCAATGCAGCAATGTGTTTCCTTTCCCCATCCCAGCGGCACTCCTGCAATTTCCCCGATACATACAAGACAATCGTAAATGGCTCTATACCATCCAGGTCCATTGCTTTGTAAAAACGGTCAGGATAGTCCGCTTTGATAATATCCATTAAAACCAGGCCCCGGCTTTTTTTATAAGGGGGTTGAACGGCGTGTTTGATAAAAGCGCCGTTCAGCAGTACAATCGCATCGCCATTGTTTTTTGCGGCGATCCAGGTTCCGTTTTTGTCCGCGTCTTTAGGATAAAGCAGTTTGATGTTGTCTTCCTCATATTCCCTTGGTGGAATAGCCTGGGCACGGTTGATACTTTCATCCCGGTTGGAGGTAAGGTAATAACCTTCTTTTGCCGGAATATAAGTTACTGTGCACATGCCTTCCTGAATTTAAGCGTAGAAGCAGCCACACCAAAGCCTTCCGGTATCTCCAGGTCGGCAACCGTATTAACGCCGATGCGGATCAGCGCCATATGGTGTACCATGTGTTCCAGGTTATAAACAAGTTCACGCAGGTAGTTGGTAAAAACCGGAACCGGTTCAGCATCCTGATCGTCGTATTCGACTTGCAGCAGCAGTTCCCGGTTGGGTTTATCAAGGCCCGCTTCAATTTCAAACAGGATTTGAACGGCGAAGTCCTTGTCCGTTTCAATCATGCGGTTGCGCATGCGCTTGTCATAGTTGACAATTCCGCTTATATAGCCCTGGTTGAGTTCTATAAAAAATTCCAGTATATGACGGGTGTGCTGCCCTATAGTTGATCCGGACAAAATTTTAACCGGCTGCGCATATTGGTCATTGGTCAGTCCGTCAAGTACATATTGTAGTTGCTCCAATAAATTGGAGATGGGTTCTTTGAGTTTCATTTGATTAGGTGATTAGCGGTTGTTCATTAAAAGATCAGGTGAAGAAAATTCTGTTTCCTAAAGATGATCAGCAGCAGGGAGCAGGCGATGAAAACGATGAGTGCCAAAATGAACAGCTGGCCGCCGTCATTTTGTACTACAATCCCTAATTTGGTCAAATGGGAAAACAGGGCGCCTGCCATAATACCGGCAGCGAGTAATGCACCATAGCTGGTGGTACGGGGGATAAGAACCAGTATTGAGGCGATGAGTTCCAGTGAACCAATTCCGATCCGTCCCCATGGTTCCAGCCCCAGCCTGGTAAAGATGTAAACGGACTCGGGGGCAGCTGTAAATTTGAAAAACAAGGTCTGCAGCATGATACCTGCCGCAACAAGGCGCAGTGCCCAAACCAGTACGTTAAATTGTGTATATGTCATGATAATTAGTTTTAAGTGACTGTTGATTAGTGTGTTGGTGGTTGGCATAGCTGATGGCAGCATCTGCAATATCTTTTCCGACTTCCTTTTTTGATTTTAAAGGAAAAGTGCGGCCCAATAGATCCCTGTTAATAATAGTGACCTTGTTGGTGTCGTAACCGAATGTTGCTCCCTGGTCCTGTACGGAATTCAGGATGACCATATCGAGATTTTTTGTATCCAGCTTTTTGAGGGCGTTCTGTTCCTCATCATTTGTTTCCAGCGCAAAGCCGACTGACACCTGTCCGGCTTGTTTGACCCGTCCAAATTCAAAAGCGATATCTACATTTTTCACCAGTTGCAGGCTGAGTTCGTTTCCGGACTTTTTCATTTTTTCCGTATGAACTTCCGCCGGTTTATAATCGGCTACGGCAGCGGCAAAAACAGCAATCTGAACTGTAGGAAAGTAAGGGCGGCATGCGTCGTACATTTCATCCGCGGAATGAACAGCGATAGTGGTCAGCTCAGGATGGGTCAGGCTCAATGTTACCGGGCCTGAAACCAGCACCACGGTAAAGCCTTTTTCCAGAAAAGCTTCCGCTATAGCATAGCCCATCTTACCCGAAGAATGGTTGGTGATGTAACGTACCGGGTCAATCGCCTCCCTGGTCGGGCCTGCAGTGATCAAAACCGACCTCCTGTCTTTTTCTTTTGACATTTATTTAGAAATTAAGGCCGGTCATTTTAGCGGCCGGCCCGTTATGAAATTTTAATTTTTGTCTTTTAACTCAGTCCAGTTTGCATCGGCTTTTTTGATCAGGTTTTCCT
This genomic window contains:
- a CDS encoding phosphopantothenoylcysteine decarboxylase domain-containing protein — its product is MSKEKDRRSVLITAGPTREAIDPVRYITNHSSGKMGYAIAEAFLEKGFTVVLVSGPVTLSLTHPELTTIAVHSADEMYDACRPYFPTVQIAVFAAAVADYKPAEVHTEKMKKSGNELSLQLVKNVDIAFEFGRVKQAGQVSVGFALETNDEEQNALKKLDTKNLDMVILNSVQDQGATFGYDTNKVTIINRDLLGRTFPLKSKKEVGKDIADAAISYANHQHTNQQSLKTNYHDIYTI
- a CDS encoding NRDE family protein, giving the protein MCTVTYIPAKEGYYLTSNRDESINRAQAIPPREYEEDNIKLLYPKDADKNGTWIAAKNNGDAIVLLNGAFIKHAVQPPYKKSRGLVLMDIIKADYPDRFYKAMDLDGIEPFTIVLYVSGKLQECRWDGERKHIAALDKTKPYIWSSATLYDKMAIAKRNSWFNEWRKLSYAKTKEGILHFHRFGGAGDLKDGLVIDRDGKMKTMSITNLSVTPLGTTMTYNDLKDNKQYNSKLAAEPRLELSVGKAKKLPLLALRIFFIKLFNWEYWPFRVVYLPIMPYWFWLSLKARSLFFFNTSNPLIQNGGFAMESKDLIYSLMPDYYYPRTLWFKAGTGMAHIQETLQVENLTYPIIAKPDIGGRGVLVKKVHNDEELAAYVKNIKVDYLLQEFVAFQKEVGIFYYRVPGEEKGHISGIVGKEFLTVTGDGTSTIEQLLIRNSRYLLQLRVLQDTHREVLQQVLSAGEVHKLVPYGNHARGAKFIDLSHLISKQLTNTIDNICRQVPEFYFGRLDVMYNTWEELSEGKNFSIVELNGAGSEPTHIYDPQHSLWFAWSEIIRHWTLLYRISRLNHDNQGLDYMTYRQGREMLKNNTAYEKLVS
- a CDS encoding DoxX family protein — protein: MTYTQFNVLVWALRLVAAGIMLQTLFFKFTAAPESVYIFTRLGLEPWGRIGIGSLELIASILVLIPRTTSYGALLAAGIMAGALFSHLTKLGIVVQNDGGQLFILALIVFIACSLLLIIFRKQNFLHLIF